A region from the Lolium perenne isolate Kyuss_39 chromosome 4, Kyuss_2.0, whole genome shotgun sequence genome encodes:
- the LOC127296006 gene encoding uncharacterized protein, translated as MGRSFGRFWVLSEVGDEDDGVGQNLEDLEVGSGDSSSSEGRRGTTTPVTLAGFIQRAEELGGSLRHRRRRAFAPGGKGSRFASVLAAAVFSVELRGSLGGQSAGAGGCCGGGAGAVRGAPVVRVVNAQGTVPPRPSGGLDVGRPAGEAVLGSEDFPALPGSSVGRGPSTASGPLLLSCPTGLEGASIGLKRWLWMPKGVSDPSLGFLARGEEVRRRFSRQSKFVIRPSNPPALLRSFAEVTAMGEDGRNKRRLDAEGGGSSAVAGATGRSRAAGVGAQQRQGHGHGRRAEGGRRQEGGGGPFRQESSNNFGPYRQEGGNGGGGSFRQEGGSGGGGPFRQEGGGGGGPFRQEGGGGGGGSYRQEGFGGGGGGAYRQDGGGGGSGQSRADGSGGSGGYFQGGSGHSAQRFDGQGFGFGGGGSGGSQQQEGWVQPPAWWQAQQRREERAQRRPTDDGRAKNPARQGPAAGKVGTSKLKGKAGTALPAGAASGAECFKCGRPGHFQSTCTFEPICVICGGEGHASANCTSRGKFLRLQTMGHAIAGAGFFAIEVDPIKGKSNGETFSAVIKFKGTPLSPVQLSDELKDLVDELWDWQVCRLSETEFSVCFPSQATLRMGTRHGKLFLPINKVEVAIREAFLSPKPSLSLPSVWVQLSGVPEDLMEVDRLMAAMVLIGRPLEVDELSLRKFRTEPIRMRFQCRFPERVKGTVQLVVNGEGYDISVRAELGGRSGGNSSGPAPAPSPPGDDDQDDEDYDDLSPSEEEWNDLGKKDTEKRNKAVAEKSQDASKGKEHAQEVRGGGQGAGGYHSAPPLGGTESRLRFLDEYGSNLGTGDVLASFRQPRSLMVPAASPPRPAELSTDSQVSDPAPEGSVDMGLDPGPAAASVGEPGQLSGDGVGDADLTVGAGGGDGELPASPNHMVLSPPVGGVVPAGAAESEKAMGKLAATYSRALKKKKDNPLSVRKSSRHSKAAANLSVLEKAKKLAADKNLDSAMADAGEVEG; from the exons ATGGGGCGGAGCTTTGGCCGCTTCTGGGTGCTGTCGGAGGTCGGCGATGAGGACGATGGGGTTGGCCAGAACCTCGAGGACTTGGAGGTGGGATCTGGggactcctcctcgtcggaggggcGTCGGGGGACGACGACCCCGGTCACCTTAGCTGGTTTTATCCAGCGGGCGGAGGAGCTCGGGGGCTCCCTCCGCCACCGTCGACGGCGGGCCTTTGCGCCCGGCGGCAAGGGTTCGCGTTTCGCGTCG GTTCTTGCGGCCGCTGTCTTCTCCGTCGAGCTCCGCGGCAGTCTTGGGGGACAGTCGGCAGGGGCGGGCGGATgttgcggcggcggcgctggcgccGTCAGGGGCGCGCCGGTGGTGCGGGTGGTGAACGCGCAGGGGACGGTGCCCCCGCGCCCGTCTGGTGGGCTGGACGTGGGCCGGCCTGCTGGGGAGGCCGTGCTGGGCTCGGAAGACTTTCCTGCTCTGCCAGGATCGTCTGTGGGCCGTGGGCCGTCGACGGCCTCTGGGCCTCTTCTGCTCTCTTGCCCTACGGGCCTGGAAGGGGCTTCCATCGGGCTTAAACGCTGGCTGTGGATGCCAAAGGGCGTTTCTGATCCGAGTTTAGGGTTTCTAGCCAGAGGAGAAGAGGTGCGGCGGCGCTTCTCTCGACAATCCAAGTTCGTCATCCGCCCATCTAATCCACCTGCACTTCTCCGTTCCTTTGCGGAGGTGACGGCGATGGGCGAGGACGGCCGCAACAAACGCCGGCTCGACGCCGAGGGTG GTGGGAGCTCGGCGGTGGCGGGAGCTACAGGAAGGAGCAGAGCGGCGGGCGTTGGGGCGCAGCAGCGGCAAGGTCACGGCCATGGCCGGCGGGCCGAAGGGGGTCGGCGgcaggaaggcggcggcggcccctTTCGCCAGGAGAGCAGCAACAACTTCGGCCCCTACCGCCAGGAGGGtggcaacggcggcggcggctccttcCGTCAGGAAGGGGGCAGCGGCGGTGGTGGCCCCTTCCGGCAGGAggggggcggcggtggtggcCCCTTCCGCCAGgaggggggcggcggcggcggtggctcttACCGTCAGGAGGgcttcggtggcggcggcggtggtgcctATCGGCaggatggcggaggcggtggctcgGGTCAGTCCAGGGCGGATGGCTCGGGCGGCTCGGGTGGCTACTTCCAGGGAGGAAGCGGCCATTCGGCGCAGCGCTTCGATGGCCAGGGTTTCGGTTTCGGTGGCGGAGGCAGTGGAGGCTCTCAGCAGCAGGAGGGCTGGGTCCAGCCCCCGGCCTGGTGGCAAGCTCAGCAGCGACGTGAGGAGAGGGCGCAGCGACGTCCGACGGACGACGGCAGGGCCAAGAATCCTGCCAGGCAGGGGCCGGCAGCTGGGAAGGTTGGCACTAGCAAGCTCAAGGGGAAGGCAGGGACGGCCTTACCGGCGGGAGCCGCGTCGGGTGCTGAATGTTTCAAATGTGGGCGCCCGGGGCACTTTCAATCTACGTGCACATTCGAGCCAATTTGCGTGATCTGTGGCGGGGAGGGGCATGCGTCGGCGAACTGCACGTCCCGCGGCAAGTTCCTACGCTTGCAGACCATGGGGCATGCCATTGCCGGGGCTGGTTTCTTTGCGATTGAGGTGGATCCGATCAAGGGGAAGAGCAATGGGGAGACTTTCTCCGCAGTCATCAAGTTCAAGGGCACCCCTCTCTCGCCGGTTCAGCTCTCGGATGAGCTCAAGGACTTGGTGGACGAGTTGTGGGACTGGCAGGTCTGCCGCCTCTCGGAGACGGAGTTCTCCGTGTGCTTCCCGTCTCAGGCCACGCTTCGTATGGGAACGAGGCATGGCAAGCTGTTCCTACCTATCAACAAGGTGGAGGTGGCCATAAGGGAGGCTTTCCTTAGCCCCAAACCATCGCTGAGCCTGCCATCTGTTTGGGTACAGCTGTCCGGCGTTCCGGAGGACTTGATGGAGGTGGACCGTCTGATGGCGGCGATGGTGCTGATCGGCCGCCCCTTGGAGGTGGACGAGCTGTCACTCCGCAAGTTCCGCACGGAGCCCATCCGCATGCGGTTCCAGTGCAGGTTCCCAGAGAGGGTCAAGGGCACTGTGCAGCTCGTGGTGAATGGGGAAGGCTACGACATCTCGGTGCGGGCTGAGCTGGGCGGTCGGAGTGGAGGCAACTCTTCGGGGCCGGCCCCCGCTCCGTCGCCACCGGGGGACGATGACCAAGACGATGAGGACTATGACGACCTCTCTCCCTCCGAGGAAGAATGGAATGATCTTGGGAAGAAGGATACGGAGAAGAGGAACAAGGCGGTGGCAGAGAAGTCGCAGGATGCTTCCAAGGGAAAGGAGCACGCGCAGGAAGTGCGCGGAGGTGGGCAGGGTGCTGGGGGGTACCACAGCGCTCCTCCGCTGGGAGGGACGGAGTCACGCCTCAGGTTCCTTGATGAGTATGGGTCGAACTTGGGGACCGGCGATGTGCTGGCGTCCTTCCGCCAGCCTCGCTCGCTCATGGTGCCCGCTGCGTCCCCCCCCCGGCCTGCGGAGCTGTCGACGGACTCCCAAGTCTCGGACCCGGCTCCGGAAGGAAGTGTGGACATGGGGCTGGACCCTGGGCCGGCTGCGGCTTCGGTGGGGGAGCCGGGGCAGCTCTCGGGTGACGGTGTTGGCGACGCTGACTTGACCGTGGGTGCGGGTGGCGGTGACGGGGAGCTGCCGGCCTCGCCGAACCACATGGTGCTGTCGCCACCTGTCGGCGGCGTGGTGCCGGCGGGGGCAGCGGAGTCGGAGAAGGCGATGGGGAAGCTGGCGGCGACGTACTCCAGGGCgctcaagaagaagaaggacaaccCGCTGTCCGTGAGGAAGAGCTCAAGACACTCCAAGGCGGCGGCCAACCTTTCGGTGCTCGAGaaggccaagaagctcgccgccgaCAAGAACCTGGACTCAG CAATGGCGGATGCTGGTGAAGTGGAAGGATAG